One genomic segment of Roseovarius carneus includes these proteins:
- a CDS encoding uracil-DNA glycosylase — MDSGLDFHTARALLAWQVELGVDEAMLDAPLNRYDVPAKVEKAAASVPAAAAPPQGSAVELAQAAASGAPHLGGLRAAMEAFEQCELKRGARNLVFADGTPGARVMIIGEAPGRDEDREGRPFVGRAGQLLDRMLGAIGLGRAEGSVYITNVLPWRPPQNRDPQPEEIDMMRPFVARHVALAAPEVVILMGNISCVAGLGQRGITKLRGTWAEAYGVPALPMFHPAYLLRNPGAKREAWADLLALQAHLRMLRGGTA; from the coding sequence ATGGATTCGGGATTGGATTTTCACACGGCGCGCGCGCTTTTGGCCTGGCAGGTGGAGCTGGGGGTGGATGAGGCGATGCTGGACGCGCCTTTGAACCGCTATGATGTGCCTGCGAAGGTCGAGAAAGCGGCGGCGTCTGTACCTGCGGCGGCGGCTCCGCCCCAAGGCAGTGCCGTTGAACTTGCGCAGGCCGCCGCATCTGGCGCGCCGCATCTGGGCGGGCTTCGCGCCGCGATGGAGGCGTTTGAGCAATGTGAGTTGAAACGCGGCGCGCGCAATTTGGTGTTTGCGGATGGCACTCCGGGCGCGCGGGTGATGATCATCGGCGAAGCGCCGGGGCGGGACGAAGACCGTGAGGGGCGGCCCTTTGTGGGTCGGGCTGGACAGCTTTTGGACCGGATGCTCGGCGCGATTGGCCTTGGACGGGCGGAGGGGTCTGTCTACATCACCAACGTCTTGCCGTGGCGACCGCCGCAGAACCGTGATCCGCAACCCGAAGAGATTGACATGATGCGGCCTTTTGTGGCGCGGCATGTAGCGCTGGCGGCCCCTGAGGTGGTGATCTTGATGGGAAATATCAGCTGTGTTGCAGGGCTTGGCCAGCGCGGGATTACCAAGCTGCGCGGGACATGGGCCGAGGCTTATGGCGTGCCCGCTCTGCCGATGTTTCACCCGGCGTATCTTTTGCGCAATCCGGGCGCGAAGCGGGAGGCGTGGGCCGATCTTTTGGCGCTTCAGGCGCATTTGAGAATGTTGAGAGGAGGGACGGCATGA
- a CDS encoding efflux RND transporter periplasmic adaptor subunit has product MRFLRQSLTGLLLLSLTVGILAYAGLVLYGAVQARLADEAVPAERRERMFAVRVITAEEAEIAPVLTAFGEVQSRRVLELRSKAAGRLVTLDPVFEEGGRVTAGQLLAQIDPADAAAAEARARSDVMDAEAEERDAARGLGLARDELGAARAQADLRQRAFARQVDLEARGVGTAAAVEVAELAAAQADQAVLTRRIAEAAAEAREDQAVRRLARAQIALEEAQRRLAETEIRAGFSGALSDVAVVEGRLVTANERLATLIDPERLEVAFRISTPQFARLLDDDARVREAPVTVTLEAFGAEIEATGRILRASAAVGEAQVGRLVFAALDAAEGLRPGDFVTVRIEEPALPRLVRLPSAALGADGTVLALGQGDQADRLEALSATLIRRQGDDILVRGEALQGREIVTERSPLLGAGIKVRAIRGTGQDNTQDQAAAPEMLELDAERRARLVAYVEGNARMPEAVKARLLGQLNQTQVEADVVQRLENRMGG; this is encoded by the coding sequence ATGCGTTTTCTGCGACAAAGCCTGACCGGACTTCTCCTGCTGTCGTTGACTGTGGGCATTTTGGCCTATGCGGGTCTTGTCCTTTATGGGGCGGTGCAGGCGCGTCTTGCGGATGAGGCGGTCCCTGCCGAGCGGCGCGAGCGGATGTTTGCGGTGCGCGTGATCACGGCTGAGGAGGCAGAGATCGCTCCGGTTCTCACCGCCTTTGGCGAGGTGCAGAGCCGCCGTGTTCTGGAACTGCGCAGCAAGGCGGCGGGGCGCCTCGTCACGCTTGATCCGGTGTTTGAAGAGGGCGGGCGCGTCACAGCGGGGCAATTGTTGGCGCAGATCGACCCGGCGGATGCGGCGGCGGCCGAGGCGCGTGCGCGCAGCGATGTGATGGACGCCGAGGCCGAGGAGCGGGATGCGGCGCGCGGTCTTGGCCTTGCGCGCGATGAGTTGGGTGCGGCGCGTGCGCAGGCGGATTTGCGGCAGCGCGCGTTTGCGCGGCAGGTCGATCTGGAGGCGCGCGGCGTCGGCACGGCGGCGGCGGTCGAAGTGGCTGAGCTGGCCGCTGCGCAAGCCGATCAGGCCGTTTTGACGCGCCGCATTGCCGAAGCCGCCGCCGAGGCGCGCGAGGATCAGGCCGTCAGGCGGCTGGCGCGGGCACAGATTGCTCTGGAGGAGGCGCAACGACGGCTGGCCGAGACCGAGATCAGGGCGGGCTTTTCCGGCGCGCTCAGCGATGTGGCGGTGGTTGAGGGCCGGCTTGTGACCGCGAATGAGCGGCTTGCGACATTGATTGATCCGGAGCGGTTGGAGGTGGCGTTTCGCATCTCCACTCCGCAATTCGCGCGACTTCTGGACGACGACGCCCGCGTGCGCGAGGCACCTGTGACAGTGACACTTGAGGCCTTCGGCGCGGAGATTGAGGCCACGGGGCGTATCCTCAGGGCCAGTGCCGCAGTCGGCGAGGCTCAGGTGGGGCGGCTGGTTTTTGCCGCACTTGATGCGGCAGAGGGCTTGCGTCCGGGGGATTTTGTCACCGTGCGTATTGAGGAGCCCGCATTGCCGCGTCTGGTGCGCTTGCCCTCGGCGGCGCTTGGGGCGGATGGCACGGTTCTGGCGCTTGGTCAGGGCGATCAGGCGGATCGGCTGGAGGCGCTGAGCGCGACGCTCATTCGGCGGCAGGGCGATGATATTTTGGTGCGCGGCGAGGCCTTGCAGGGCCGCGAGATTGTGACCGAGCGATCGCCCCTGCTGGGCGCGGGCATCAAGGTACGCGCCATTCGCGGCACTGGTCAGGATAATACGCAAGATCAGGCCGCCGCCCCCGAGATGCTGGAGCTTGATGCAGAGCGCCGGGCGCGGCTCGTTGCTTATGTCGAGGGCAATGCCCGTATGCCCGAAGCGGTGAAGGCCCGCCTTCTGGGGCAGCTCAACCAAACTCAGGTCGAGGCGGACGTGGTGCAGCGGCTGGAAAACCGCATGGGGGGCTAG
- the moaB gene encoding molybdenum cofactor biosynthesis protein B — protein MSRIDETREFIPVHIAVLTVSDTRDMADDRSGDTLAARIEAAGHTLARRMIVRDERAEIAAQLHNWIADPEIDVVISTGGTGLTGRDVTVEAHQDVYEKEITAFGTVFTHVSMAKIGTSAVQSRATAGVAGGTYLFALPGSPGACKDAWDGILSLQLDYRHRPCNFVEIMPRLEEHKRRK, from the coding sequence ATGAGCCGGATTGACGAGACACGCGAGTTTATCCCAGTACATATTGCTGTGCTGACGGTCAGCGATACGCGCGACATGGCGGATGACCGATCGGGTGACACGCTGGCGGCGCGGATCGAGGCGGCGGGGCATACTCTCGCGCGGCGCATGATCGTGCGCGATGAGCGCGCCGAGATTGCAGCACAGTTGCACAACTGGATCGCGGACCCGGAGATTGATGTGGTGATCTCCACCGGGGGCACGGGTCTGACGGGGCGCGATGTGACCGTTGAGGCGCACCAAGATGTCTATGAAAAGGAGATCACGGCCTTTGGCACCGTCTTTACCCATGTGAGCATGGCCAAGATCGGCACCAGCGCCGTGCAGAGCCGGGCCACGGCGGGCGTGGCGGGGGGGACCTATCTTTTTGCGCTGCCCGGTAGCCCCGGTGCGTGCAAGGATGCGTGGGACGGTATCCTCAGCCTCCAGCTGGATTACCGTCACAGGCCCTGCAATTTCGTCGAGATCATGCCCCGTCTTGAGGAGCATAAGCGGCGCAAGTAG